From Vanrija pseudolonga chromosome 1, complete sequence, a single genomic window includes:
- the Grhpr gene encoding Glyoxylate reductase/hydroxypyruvate reductase yields MAPKILITRNVGPEAMAKLEATDFELIVNPVDGEPTRAWVLEKVADPEVIAACIMHGQPSDKVDREFLDAASPNLKVVSTFSVGFDHIDVPYANSKGIKIGHTPGVLSNAVADTTVMLVLMTMRRVEEGIRLIKDNEWPNLPWAPFVMCGPAIGHPNLTIGFLGFGRISECVVERLLSFTSKTAPPTILYSNSRARDNQAAIDAEFSSRFGVKVARADKDDVAAKSDIVIVLCSQSPATIYLVNADFLKKMKKTAVLVNAARGPIVNSEDLAAALDAGEIFGAGLDVITGEPKVYADHPLVKHPKCVVIPHMGSADYDTRNAMADLCVSNAIAGATGQPLIAEVKV; encoded by the exons ATGGCACCCAAGATTCTCAT cacCCGCAACGTCGGCCCCGAGGCCATGGCCAAGCTCGAAGCGACCGACTTTGAGCTCATCGTCAACCCCGTCGACGGGGAGCCTACCCGCGCGTGGGTGCTCGAGAAggtcgccgaccccgaggtgATCGCCGCGTGCATCATGCACGGGCAGCCTAGCGACAAGGTTGACCGCGAGTTTCTGGACGCGGCGAGCCCCAACCTCAAGGTGGTCAGCACGTTCTCGGTCGGCTTTG aCCACATCGACGTGCCGTACGCCAACTCGAAGGGCATCAAGATCGGGCACACGCCCGGCGTCCTCTCCAACGCGGTGGCGGACACGACCGTCATGCTCGTGCTCATGACGATGCGCCGCGTGGAAGAGGGCATCCGCCTGATCAAGGACAACGAGTGGCCCAACCTGCCGTGGGCGCCGTTCGTCATGTGCGGGCCTGCGATCGGGCACCCGAACCTCACCATCGGCTTCCTGGGCTTTGGCCGCATTAGCGAGtgtgtcgtcgagcgcctgctcTCGTTCACCAGCAAAACCGCGCCCCCGACCATCCTGTACTCCAactcgcgtgcgcgcgacAACCAGGCCGcgatcgacgccgagttcTCGAGCAGGTTCGGGGTCAAGGTCGCGCGTgcggacaaggacgacgtGGCGGCCAAGAGCGACATTGTGATTGTTCTCTGCTCGCAGAGCCCTGCAACCATCTacctcgtcaacgccgacTTCCTCAAGAAGATGAAGAAgacggccgtgctcgtcaacgccgcgcgcgggccgATTGTCAACTCCGAGgacctcgccgctgccctcgacgccggagAGAtcttcggcgccggcctggaTGTCATCACGGGCGAGCCCAAGGTGTACGCCGACCATCCCCTGGTCAAGCACCCCAAGTGTGTCGTCATCCCCCACATGGGCTCGGCAGACTACGACACGCGCAATGCCATGGCCGATCTGTGTGTCAGCAACGCGATTGCTGGTGCCACCGGCCAGCCGCTCatcgccgaggtcaaggtctAG